Genomic window (Candidatus Methylomirabilota bacterium):
ACCGACCCCATCCGGCGCTATCTCCAAGAAGTCGGCGTGGCGCCGCTCCAGCCGCACCCGCTCTCGATCTTCAAGGCGAGCTGACCTCACGGCTTAGCGGACCCCTCCACAGCCCTCCGGGCTGTAGTGCGTTGCGAAGTGTGAATTCTGCAACCCGCAGCGCCTTGCAGCATCGGCCCTCGAAACTCCCTTCTTTCAACTACTTCCGGAGGCGGCACGGCTCTTGAGTATCCCGAGGGCAGGGAAAGGAGGTACGGCTATGCGTCTCAAGTCAATCGCAGTGATCGCTATCGCTGCCCTGCTCGCGCTCGCCCCGCAAGTGTTTGCGTTCGGCGGCGGCGGTCGTGGCCACGGTGGTGGCGCGGTCGCCGGTACGTTCGACAGCTCGGGGGCGTCGGGCATCGCCACGAACGGTGGCCAAGCCGGATCCGGGTCCGCCCAGGTCGTGACGCCCGAGCCCCTCGTCGGGCTCCTCGTCGGGCTCGGGCTCCTCGGCGCTCGCTACCTCCGTCGGCGATAGCGTTGAGGTCGCGCACGGCCGCCGCCGGTACCCCCGGCGGCGTTCGTGTTTTCAGGCGCCCGCAGCCTCCGTCAGGTGAGCGGCCGGTCCGGCAGCTCACCCATATCTCTGACGACGAGGGCCGCCTCCGGGGCGGCCCCGAGCGGCTCAGCGGGCTTCAAGCTCGGCGATCACGTCGGGCAGCCGCCCCAGCCGGGGGATGACCGCATCCGGCCCCGGTCGGCCGGGCGCGCGCGGGACCGCGCTCGTCACCTGGATCACCCGCATGCCCGCCGCGCGCGCGCCCTGCACGTCGAGGACCGTATCGTCGCCGACGTGGACGGCCGTCTCGGGCTCCCCGCCGACGGCGCGGAGGGTGAGCGCGAAGATCGCGGGATCCGGCTTGCGGACCCCGACCTCGTCCGAAAACGTGGTGTGCGCGAAGCAATCGAGCAGGCCGTACCGGGCCAGGAGCTTCCGGAGCGTGGCGCCGGGCGTGCGCATCGTGTTCGAGACGACGGCGAGGGTGTAGCCCCGCTCGCGGAGCGTCTCCACGGCGCCCCGGGCGCCGCCGTCCACCGCCGGCGGCACCAGCAGGGCCGGTCGCGCGTACGCCTCCACCAGCGCCGCCATCACCGAGGCGGGCAGCCGGTCGGCCAGCGTCGGCCCGGCGGCGGCCAGGAGCGCGCGCACGTGCTCCTGGACCGGGACGTCGCGATGGGTGCTCCAGATGCGGCCCAGGTAGGCCCCGGACTCGTCGTAGCCGCGATCGAGCGCGGCGCGGGGAACCGGCTCGCCCGCAGAGGCCAGGATGTTCTCGAACGCGGCCAGGCGGGTGCGCTTGTAGCGATCGTCGCTGGAGGGGC
Coding sequences:
- a CDS encoding HAD family hydrolase; translation: MKIRTITFDFWGTLLHDGPSSDDRYKRTRLAAFENILASAGEPVPRAALDRGYDESGAYLGRIWSTHRDVPVQEHVRALLAAAGPTLADRLPASVMAALVEAYARPALLVPPAVDGGARGAVETLRERGYTLAVVSNTMRTPGATLRKLLARYGLLDCFAHTTFSDEVGVRKPDPAIFALTLRAVGGEPETAVHVGDDTVLDVQGARAAGMRVIQVTSAVPRAPGRPGPDAVIPRLGRLPDVIAELEAR